In the Bacteroidota bacterium genome, one interval contains:
- a CDS encoding acyl-CoA reductase produces the protein MEFEKRLKALIELGDFVKSGLAKNEFSELFHQAYIHNNWFTEEFCQLSFSSLVSHYLNEDKLNEWLGKYTFSNQANKKRIGLILAGNIPLVGIHDIISVFISGHISLLKLSAKDSILTKFFIGKLNEIDSESTSYFQIDDKLTGLDALIATGSDNSARYFEYYFRNCPKIIRKNRTSIAVLSGHETNEDLKLLEKDIFQYFGLGCRSVSKVFIPVDYDLNTLIEVFEKYRYFIDHNKYYNNYIYHKSIFLLNLDDHLDNGFLMLKENQSNHSPLAVLFYERYQNTTELENRIILSKDHLQVVVSKEQLSFPTHTFGSSQTPELWDYADEVDTLNFIHKL, from the coding sequence ATGGAATTTGAAAAAAGGCTAAAAGCATTGATTGAACTTGGCGATTTTGTAAAGTCAGGCTTGGCAAAAAATGAATTCTCCGAATTGTTTCATCAAGCTTATATTCACAACAATTGGTTTACGGAAGAGTTCTGTCAGCTGAGTTTTAGCAGTTTAGTTAGCCATTATCTGAATGAAGATAAACTGAATGAATGGCTGGGAAAATACACATTTAGCAATCAAGCAAACAAGAAGAGAATAGGTTTAATATTGGCGGGAAACATACCCCTGGTAGGCATTCATGATATTATTTCAGTTTTTATAAGTGGTCATATCAGTCTTTTAAAACTATCTGCAAAAGACAGTATTTTAACCAAATTCTTCATCGGAAAACTCAATGAAATTGATTCTGAAAGCACATCATACTTTCAAATTGATGATAAATTAACCGGATTAGATGCATTAATTGCTACAGGAAGTGATAATAGTGCCCGTTATTTTGAATATTATTTTAGAAATTGTCCAAAAATAATCCGTAAAAACAGAACGTCTATAGCCGTCCTTTCAGGCCATGAAACAAATGAAGATTTGAAGTTATTGGAAAAAGATATATTTCAATACTTCGGATTAGGTTGCAGAAGTGTTTCTAAAGTTTTTATTCCTGTTGATTATGATTTAAATACTCTAATTGAAGTCTTCGAGAAGTATCGGTATTTCATTGATCACAACAAATACTACAACAACTACATTTATCATAAAAGTATCTTTCTGCTAAACTTAGATGATCATTTAGACAATGGTTTTTTAATGCTGAAAGAAAATCAATCCAATCATTCGCCATTGGCTGTACTTTTCTATGAACGATATCAGAATACAACTGAATTGGAAAACAGGATTATTCTAAGTAAAGATCATTTGCAAGTTGTTGTCAGTAAAGAACAATTATCCTTCCCTACCCATACATTTGGGAGCTCACAAACACCTGAATTGTGGGATTATGCCGATGAAGTAGACACCTTAAATTTCATCCATAAATTATAA
- a CDS encoding molybdenum cofactor biosysynthesis protein: MGKLLAIAYKKASREPMEEVSNTNISNEMGLENDYKGSKSAKRQITILLREDWESACKHLNKTIDWKVRRANLYMEGISIKQSKGKIIKIGDEIILEVMGETKPCYRMDEQVIGLTLALMKDWKGGVCCKVIQGGNLKVGDKIEID, translated from the coding sequence ATGGGAAAACTTTTAGCTATAGCTTATAAAAAAGCATCCAGAGAACCTATGGAGGAAGTTTCTAATACAAATATTTCAAATGAAATGGGATTAGAAAACGATTACAAAGGGAGTAAATCTGCAAAACGACAAATCACTATATTGCTTAGAGAAGATTGGGAAAGTGCATGCAAACATTTGAACAAAACCATTGATTGGAAAGTCAGAAGAGCTAATTTGTATATGGAAGGGATAAGCATAAAACAATCGAAAGGCAAAATAATTAAAATAGGAGATGAAATTATCCTGGAAGTAATGGGAGAAACAAAACCTTGCTACCGCATGGATGAACAGGTTATAGGACTTACTCTCGCTTTAATGAAAGATTGGAAAGGTGGTGTTTGTTGTAAAGTAATTCAAGGAGGAAATTTAAAAGTTGGGGATAAAATAGAAATTGATTAA
- a CDS encoding SnoaL-like domain-containing protein: MKKTFLLFTLLSVVSIASYCQDAKHIKSATEQQLSPEDLAQAQLVAYNNKDLEAFLAVYSNDIEIYYFPNELIYSGKDEMRKVYSEFFSKAGDLHCKLVNRITYGNYVMDREYVTTSIPGREVIEGQAIYEVKDGKIIKVWFMKM, from the coding sequence ATGAAAAAGACATTTCTATTATTTACACTTCTGTCTGTTGTAAGCATTGCATCTTATTGCCAGGATGCTAAGCATATTAAATCTGCTACAGAACAACAACTCAGCCCTGAAGATTTAGCTCAGGCGCAGCTCGTAGCATACAACAACAAAGATTTAGAAGCATTTTTAGCTGTTTATTCAAATGATATTGAAATTTACTATTTTCCAAATGAACTGATTTACAGTGGAAAGGATGAAATGCGGAAGGTTTACAGTGAGTTCTTTTCTAAAGCAGGTGATTTACATTGCAAACTGGTCAATCGTATTACTTACGGAAATTATGTAATGGATAGAGAATACGTTACAACCAGTATTCCAGGACGTGAGGTAATTGAAGGACAAGCAATTTATGAAGTAAAGGATGGCAAGATTATCAAAGTGTGGTTTATGAAAATGTAA
- a CDS encoding peptidase M1 has protein sequence MLRILFLTILLLFSLADFAQHFQIHDGIEDKQSDYRLLSPHARALQTSMADYDLKYHRFNWFVDPDTLYIEGQITSYFVSKSNSLDNLVFELTRYLIVDSILYHENKINFSHQTAYFLEIDLPVAILKNELDSVTIFYHGAPEQNGSGSFVKDMHDTSSIIWTLSEPYGSRDWWPCKQSLNDKIDSIDVIVKTTLGNRVASNGVLVADSSDTSFAYFHWKHRYPIPAYLVAIAVTNYVTTSNWVVDGVDSLEILNYIYPEDLSEFWNDLAMTVPIMELFIEKFGPYPFDKEKYGHAQFGRNGGMEHQTMSFMGHFRGSLVAHELAHQWFGDKITCQSWEEIWINESFATFCDALYYEYFRDKKDLLDLKKSRIQSVTNYNGGSVYVYGADTNIVSRVFSYRLSYQKGAMVLNMLRLKLGDSLFFKGIRGFLDDPNLVYNYASTEDIRWHFEQSSGVDLEYFFNDWIYNQGFPSYSIDIYPLKNHLSLEFNQTQSHQTVDYFELAVPIRFYSSNGEEKTIIFHNDSAGQIFEVDLGFEADSFAFDPEFHLISKNNKIDIHGLNIDEKLYAILYPNPVIDQINLQFLQADVLKNVQIIDYLGRIVRLEEYNDLLISPGMKISIPVEDIFDGAYIVVTQLASTRVVHKFVKP, from the coding sequence ATGCTACGTATACTATTTTTAACGATACTCCTATTATTTTCTCTAGCTGATTTTGCTCAGCATTTCCAGATACATGACGGAATAGAGGATAAGCAATCTGATTATAGATTGTTGTCGCCTCATGCACGAGCCTTACAAACATCTATGGCCGATTATGATTTGAAGTATCATCGATTTAATTGGTTTGTTGATCCAGATACACTCTATATTGAAGGTCAAATAACCTCTTATTTTGTTAGTAAATCCAATAGTCTGGATAATCTGGTCTTTGAACTAACTCGTTATCTCATAGTCGATTCCATTCTGTATCATGAAAATAAAATCAATTTTAGTCATCAAACAGCTTATTTTCTTGAAATTGATTTGCCTGTTGCCATATTGAAAAATGAATTAGACTCAGTAACTATTTTTTATCATGGGGCACCCGAACAAAATGGCTCAGGTTCCTTTGTAAAGGACATGCACGATACTTCGTCCATTATATGGACATTATCTGAACCTTATGGGAGTCGGGATTGGTGGCCCTGCAAACAGTCCTTAAATGATAAAATAGATTCCATTGATGTGATTGTAAAAACCACTTTGGGAAATCGAGTGGCTAGTAATGGTGTTTTAGTGGCTGATTCTTCAGATACATCTTTCGCCTATTTTCATTGGAAACACAGATATCCTATTCCAGCTTATTTAGTGGCCATTGCCGTTACAAATTATGTGACAACATCCAATTGGGTTGTTGATGGGGTTGATTCTCTTGAAATCCTAAATTATATTTACCCTGAAGATTTAAGTGAATTTTGGAACGATCTGGCTATGACCGTTCCAATAATGGAATTATTTATTGAAAAATTCGGACCCTATCCATTCGATAAGGAAAAATACGGTCATGCTCAATTTGGACGAAATGGTGGAATGGAACACCAAACCATGAGTTTTATGGGGCATTTTAGAGGCTCTTTGGTGGCTCATGAGCTTGCACACCAATGGTTTGGAGATAAAATTACTTGTCAGAGTTGGGAAGAAATTTGGATTAATGAAAGCTTTGCCACTTTTTGTGATGCATTGTATTATGAATATTTCAGGGACAAAAAAGATTTACTGGATCTTAAGAAAAGTAGAATTCAGAGTGTAACCAATTATAATGGCGGTTCTGTGTACGTTTATGGTGCAGATACCAATATTGTATCACGCGTATTTTCCTATCGACTGTCGTACCAAAAAGGTGCTATGGTTTTGAATATGTTGCGATTAAAATTAGGAGATAGTTTGTTTTTCAAGGGAATACGAGGCTTTTTGGATGATCCAAATTTAGTTTATAATTATGCTAGCACTGAGGATATTCGTTGGCATTTTGAGCAATCATCGGGTGTTGATCTTGAATATTTTTTCAATGATTGGATTTATAATCAGGGTTTTCCTTCTTATTCGATTGACATTTATCCACTGAAAAACCACTTAAGCTTGGAATTCAACCAAACGCAATCTCATCAAACAGTTGATTATTTTGAATTAGCTGTCCCTATTCGTTTTTATAGCAGCAATGGTGAAGAAAAGACAATTATATTTCATAATGATTCAGCGGGTCAAATTTTTGAAGTGGATTTAGGCTTTGAAGCTGATTCGTTTGCATTCGATCCTGAATTTCACCTGATTTCAAAAAACAATAAAATTGATATTCATGGATTGAATATAGATGAAAAACTGTATGCAATTTTATATCCCAATCCTGTAATCGATCAAATCAATTTGCAGTTTTTGCAAGCCGATGTACTTAAAAATGTGCAAATTATTGATTATTTGGGACGTATTGTAAGATTGGAGGAGTATAACGACCTACTAATTAGTCCGGGAATGAAAATCTCAATACCTGTTGAAGACATTTTTGATGGTGCTTATATTGTTGTTACACAACTTGCCAGTACTCGTGTGGTGCATAAATTCGTTAAGCCTTAG
- a CDS encoding UvrD-helicase domain-containing protein: MVLKIYRSSAGSGKTFKLTEEYLKLVFADPFKYQKILAVTFTNKATEEMKNRILTELYKLAQNQPSGHTETLQKTFPNLGDKGISSRAKLILQLILYDYSHFSISTIDSFFQKVVKGFSREIGIQYGYNVELNTQSVLDRAVDQMMLKIGEDKQLNNWLEDFAANRQEQGSSWDLKSSIQKFAGQITKEEFQQNETSLKAKLSEKSFLSAFIKKLSSIVNDFENGMQAIGQEAIDCIKKAGLDISDFSYKESGVAGYFIKISEKLDFIPGTRAKDGLDNTEKWYSKKTEEDIKARITQLVDSSLNGLLHQAFNKLETDYRSFKSAQEVKRYLFMLGILTDISSQLSEIREDENLMLISDVNQLLRKVIDDNDTPFLYEKMGNRYMHFLVDEFQDTSQFQWQNIKPLIKNSLDSNHMNLIVGDIKQSIYRWRGGDWSMLLKGVEQDIGDELIESVSLKENWRSRKNIIDFNNAVFSQGAEWVKNSIENQLKEFDIEIDETVLLSNQQITEAFKDVVQDCPEKENNEGGQVEVRFCRSDKEKGAHWKDDVHQQLELSLDSILENCHQKDITFLVRTKAEANELADFLLAAGKYNILSKEALFINSSPAVRLLISALKFINESADFINAVNLIVAYYDILGHKLHYQELIGLNLEKIKAFLPAEFFSIRLKELSLYDLIERLSSLFKLNEIRHEWAYIQALNDVVLEYSQNQKADLASFLEWWEEFGLEKSIQVPDDLDAMEIMTIHKAKGLDFKVVIIPYLDWSLDHNTTQENILWTSSHVEPFNDFELLPLKYSKKLIPSIYVNEYCQERVAAAMDSLNVLYVALTRAVDSMLIFSKLPEKENSKTVGDLLFNLIKKESTTQNTKLIKLNDFWEEEDAHFTYGSPVLVDENLEVEKTYKLDNYIINTDFLNVRVKHEHADVFDPEKESPAKLNYGKLMHEILAQIKVPSDIKKVINDLFTDGILNEKEKISIQTKLSKALSQADVKDWFSGKYKVLNENPILIPNQDYKIPDRVMLDGNKALVVDYKFGAEHASHKLQLAEYKHFLTEMDFKEVEGYLWYVDEGKIVAV, from the coding sequence ATGGTTCTCAAAATATACAGATCGTCTGCTGGCTCTGGAAAAACCTTTAAATTAACTGAGGAATACCTGAAATTGGTATTTGCCGATCCTTTTAAATATCAAAAAATATTGGCTGTTACCTTTACCAATAAGGCAACGGAGGAAATGAAGAATCGTATTCTGACGGAATTATACAAATTAGCGCAGAATCAGCCAAGTGGGCATACTGAAACATTGCAAAAAACATTTCCTAATCTCGGAGATAAGGGGATTTCTTCCAGAGCAAAACTGATTTTACAACTCATTTTATATGATTATTCCCACTTTTCAATTAGTACAATCGATAGTTTTTTCCAAAAAGTAGTTAAAGGATTTTCGCGTGAAATAGGTATTCAATATGGCTATAATGTTGAATTAAATACTCAAAGCGTACTGGATAGGGCTGTTGATCAGATGATGCTTAAAATTGGGGAAGATAAACAGTTGAACAATTGGCTGGAAGATTTTGCTGCAAACCGACAAGAACAAGGTTCAAGTTGGGACTTAAAATCTAGTATTCAGAAGTTTGCAGGACAAATTACCAAGGAAGAGTTTCAACAAAATGAGACTAGTCTAAAGGCCAAGCTTTCGGAGAAAAGCTTTCTATCAGCTTTCATCAAAAAGCTAAGCTCAATAGTCAATGATTTTGAGAATGGTATGCAAGCTATTGGACAGGAAGCTATTGATTGTATTAAAAAAGCTGGACTTGATATATCAGATTTCAGTTATAAGGAAAGTGGAGTTGCAGGCTATTTTATAAAAATTAGCGAAAAACTAGACTTTATTCCGGGAACGAGAGCTAAAGATGGCTTGGATAATACGGAGAAGTGGTACTCTAAAAAGACAGAAGAGGATATTAAGGCGAGAATAACGCAACTAGTTGATTCTTCTTTAAATGGGTTACTTCATCAGGCATTTAACAAATTAGAGACTGATTATAGGAGCTTCAAATCGGCTCAGGAGGTGAAACGATATTTGTTTATGTTGGGTATTTTAACTGATATCTCATCTCAATTAAGTGAAATTCGAGAAGATGAAAACCTGATGCTTATTTCAGATGTTAATCAACTATTACGGAAGGTTATTGATGACAATGACACACCTTTTTTGTACGAAAAAATGGGTAATCGCTATATGCATTTTCTAGTAGATGAATTTCAGGATACCTCTCAGTTTCAATGGCAAAATATCAAACCTCTAATAAAAAATAGTCTGGACTCAAACCATATGAATCTGATCGTTGGTGATATAAAGCAATCAATATACAGATGGCGGGGAGGCGATTGGTCGATGTTACTGAAAGGCGTTGAACAAGATATTGGAGATGAACTTATTGAGTCAGTTTCGTTAAAGGAAAACTGGCGAAGCAGAAAAAATATTATTGATTTCAATAATGCTGTTTTTAGCCAAGGTGCTGAATGGGTGAAAAATTCTATCGAGAACCAGCTTAAAGAATTTGATATTGAGATAGATGAAACAGTTTTGTTAAGCAATCAACAAATTACAGAAGCCTTTAAAGATGTTGTGCAGGATTGTCCTGAAAAGGAAAACAATGAAGGTGGACAAGTTGAGGTTCGATTTTGCAGAAGCGATAAAGAGAAAGGAGCTCACTGGAAAGATGATGTTCACCAACAATTGGAATTATCGCTCGATTCAATACTTGAAAATTGTCATCAAAAAGATATAACATTTTTGGTGAGAACGAAGGCTGAGGCCAATGAATTGGCAGATTTTCTTTTAGCTGCCGGAAAATACAATATTCTTTCAAAAGAAGCTCTTTTTATTAACTCATCACCTGCAGTTCGATTGCTTATTTCAGCTCTTAAATTCATTAATGAATCAGCAGATTTTATTAATGCTGTGAATCTGATAGTTGCATATTATGATATTCTTGGGCACAAGCTTCACTATCAGGAATTGATTGGGCTTAATCTTGAAAAAATCAAAGCGTTCTTACCTGCTGAATTTTTCAGCATTCGTCTTAAAGAATTATCCCTTTATGATTTGATTGAACGTCTCAGTTCCTTGTTTAAATTAAATGAAATCAGACATGAATGGGCATATATACAAGCCTTAAATGATGTTGTATTAGAATATAGCCAAAATCAAAAAGCCGATTTAGCAAGTTTCCTGGAATGGTGGGAGGAGTTTGGTTTAGAAAAATCAATACAAGTGCCTGATGATTTGGATGCTATGGAAATTATGACCATCCATAAAGCAAAAGGTCTTGATTTTAAAGTGGTAATTATTCCCTATTTGGATTGGTCACTCGATCATAATACAACACAGGAAAACATTCTTTGGACATCCTCGCATGTTGAGCCATTTAATGATTTTGAATTATTACCCTTGAAATATTCCAAAAAACTGATTCCCAGTATTTATGTAAATGAATACTGTCAAGAAAGGGTTGCAGCTGCCATGGATAGTTTAAATGTCCTTTATGTTGCATTAACAAGAGCAGTTGATTCTATGCTGATCTTTTCAAAATTACCTGAAAAGGAAAATTCCAAAACTGTAGGTGACTTACTGTTTAATTTGATTAAAAAAGAATCCACAACCCAAAATACTAAACTTATAAAACTAAACGACTTTTGGGAAGAGGAGGATGCACATTTCACGTATGGAAGTCCAGTTTTAGTTGATGAAAATCTTGAAGTTGAAAAAACGTACAAGCTTGATAATTATATTATTAACACTGATTTCTTGAATGTAAGAGTAAAGCATGAACATGCTGATGTATTTGATCCTGAAAAGGAAAGTCCTGCCAAACTAAACTATGGCAAATTAATGCATGAAATTCTGGCTCAAATAAAAGTTCCTTCAGATATAAAAAAAGTAATAAATGATTTGTTTACAGATGGAATACTGAATGAAAAAGAGAAAATATCAATTCAAACTAAATTAAGTAAGGCATTAAGCCAGGCTGATGTTAAAGATTGGTTTTCTGGAAAGTATAAGGTTCTAAATGAAAATCCTATTTTGATTCCGAATCAGGATTATAAGATACCGGACCGTGTAATGTTGGATGGAAATAAGGCATTGGTTGTAGATTATAAATTTGGAGCAGAACATGCTTCTCACAAGCTTCAATTGGCAGAATACAAGCATTTTTTGACTGAAATGGATTTTAAAGAGGTGGAGGGTTATTTGTGGTATGTGGATGAGGGGAAAATAGTTGCGGTCTAA
- a CDS encoding O-acetyl-ADP-ribose deacetylase: MNKIEIIQGDITILQVDAIVNAANSSLLGGGGVDGAIHRAAGPELLNECYTLNGCTTGSAKITKAYNLPAKHVIHTVGPVWQGGKNQEEELLNNCYKNSLKIAFKHQFSSIAFPAISTGVYQFPIERATKIAIRTVKEFLSKHEFPEKVIFVCFSSEDLEVYQSIFTS, from the coding sequence ATGAACAAAATTGAAATCATACAAGGGGATATTACAATACTACAGGTAGATGCCATTGTGAATGCTGCCAATTCATCCTTATTAGGTGGTGGAGGTGTTGATGGAGCAATCCATAGAGCTGCAGGTCCTGAACTATTAAATGAATGCTATACATTAAATGGATGCACAACCGGAAGTGCAAAAATTACCAAAGCTTACAATCTGCCTGCAAAACATGTTATTCATACGGTTGGACCTGTTTGGCAAGGAGGGAAAAATCAGGAGGAGGAGCTATTAAATAATTGCTATAAAAACAGTTTAAAAATAGCCTTTAAGCATCAATTCAGTAGTATTGCATTTCCTGCAATAAGTACCGGAGTTTATCAATTTCCAATTGAGAGAGCCACAAAAATCGCAATTAGGACTGTGAAAGAATTCCTATCAAAACATGAGTTTCCTGAAAAAGTAATTTTTGTTTGTTTTAGCAGTGAAGATTTAGAAGTATATCAATCAATATTCACTTCTTAA
- a CDS encoding pyridoxamine 5'-phosphate oxidase family protein translates to MGVRKKIITHKEEIATIIKTSQVCHLSMMDIDSGPYTIPMNFGFANNCFYFHTGPGGKKLELLEKNPNVCISISFDEKLFVRHEEVACSYSMLYKSVVAKGKAEFVTDPIQKKEQLNILMKHYTSKDDFKFNDPAINNVVLFKVECNEITAHNRLNS, encoded by the coding sequence ATGGGCGTACGAAAGAAAATAATCACACACAAAGAGGAAATAGCTACAATTATAAAAACATCTCAAGTTTGTCATTTAAGTATGATGGATATAGATTCTGGTCCATATACCATACCGATGAACTTTGGGTTCGCTAATAATTGTTTTTATTTCCATACAGGTCCAGGAGGGAAGAAGCTTGAATTGCTGGAGAAAAATCCTAATGTATGCATATCCATTTCATTTGATGAGAAATTGTTTGTTCGGCATGAAGAAGTTGCATGTTCATATTCCATGCTTTACAAAAGCGTTGTGGCAAAAGGTAAAGCTGAATTTGTAACCGACCCAATACAGAAAAAAGAGCAGTTGAATATCTTGATGAAGCATTACACTTCCAAAGATGATTTTAAGTTCAATGATCCTGCTATCAATAATGTGGTTCTGTTTAAGGTGGAGTGCAATGAGATTACTGCTCACAACAGACTGAATAGTTAA
- a CDS encoding gamma carbonic anhydrase family protein: MVLIKSVRGYSPKMGKDCYLADNATLVGNITMGDQCSVWFNAVVRGDVEPIVMGNKVNIQDNATIHGTYGRAATVIGDNVSIAHNAVVHGCKIGHNVLVGIGAIIMDNAEIGDNCIIAMGAVVPMNTKVPSGTVYAGVPAKKLKDLDPELFKGEVERIANNYIEYASWFKNEAEE; encoded by the coding sequence ATGGTTTTAATAAAATCAGTAAGAGGATATAGCCCAAAAATGGGCAAAGATTGCTATCTGGCAGATAATGCCACCTTAGTTGGCAATATTACGATGGGAGATCAATGCAGTGTTTGGTTTAATGCTGTTGTAAGGGGTGATGTGGAACCTATTGTAATGGGCAATAAAGTGAATATTCAGGATAATGCAACCATACATGGAACATATGGCAGAGCAGCAACTGTAATCGGTGATAATGTATCCATTGCGCACAATGCTGTAGTACATGGCTGCAAAATCGGTCATAATGTTTTGGTTGGGATTGGTGCAATCATCATGGATAATGCAGAGATTGGAGACAATTGCATTATTGCCATGGGAGCAGTTGTTCCTATGAATACAAAAGTTCCTTCAGGAACTGTTTATGCAGGTGTTCCGGCCAAAAAACTAAAAGATCTCGATCCAGAATTATTTAAAGGTGAAGTTGAGCGAATTGCGAATAATTATATTGAGTATGCGAGTTGGTTTAAAAATGAGGCCGAGGAGTAG
- the mnmH gene encoding tRNA 2-selenouridine(34) synthase MnmH, translated as MPQKLNIEAFLENSAKSIIVDVRTPKEFASGHIPQAFNIPLFSNEERAEVGTIYKQNSKEAAIIKGLAFVGPKMADFVNEINKIAKNKEVYFYCWRGGMRSNSFAWLLETVGYKTYTLDKGYKAFRNHVLNSFEKKLNLLVIGGMTGSAKTYILYELDTKGHQIIDLEKMASHKGSSFGSIGEHEQPTNEQFENDLFHHIDEIDSDQLCFIEDESRMIGRINQPNAFYDQIRTANVIKLEISKELRIGHLVKEYSNTDLSNLLEASDRLKKRLGGLKLIEIRNFLLENDFESAASVLLDYYDKAYVYGLKQRPADRVFNLKTESINPAKNAQLILDYIPQIPDSNKLIKTIN; from the coding sequence TTGCCACAAAAATTAAATATAGAAGCATTTCTGGAAAATTCCGCAAAGTCGATTATTGTGGATGTGCGCACTCCCAAAGAGTTTGCATCAGGGCATATACCTCAGGCGTTTAATATTCCTTTGTTTTCGAACGAAGAACGAGCCGAAGTTGGAACCATTTATAAGCAAAATAGTAAAGAAGCCGCTATTATAAAGGGATTGGCGTTTGTAGGTCCTAAAATGGCCGATTTTGTAAATGAGATAAATAAAATAGCAAAAAACAAGGAAGTTTATTTTTATTGTTGGCGTGGTGGAATGCGTAGCAATAGTTTTGCATGGCTATTAGAAACAGTTGGTTATAAAACTTATACGCTGGATAAAGGGTATAAAGCATTTCGAAATCATGTTTTAAACTCTTTCGAAAAGAAGTTAAATCTTTTGGTTATTGGAGGCATGACAGGTTCTGCAAAAACTTATATTCTATACGAACTCGATACAAAAGGTCATCAAATCATTGATCTGGAAAAAATGGCCTCCCACAAAGGTTCATCATTTGGCAGCATTGGCGAACATGAACAACCTACAAATGAACAATTTGAGAATGATCTTTTTCACCATATAGATGAGATTGATAGTGATCAACTATGTTTTATTGAAGATGAAAGCCGCATGATTGGTAGAATTAATCAGCCAAATGCATTCTATGATCAAATTCGTACAGCCAACGTGATCAAATTAGAGATATCTAAAGAATTAAGAATAGGACATCTGGTTAAGGAATATTCAAATACAGATCTTTCCAATTTATTAGAGGCAAGTGATCGGCTAAAAAAACGCCTGGGTGGATTAAAACTAATTGAAATCAGAAACTTTTTATTAGAAAACGATTTTGAATCAGCTGCATCCGTTTTATTGGATTATTATGACAAAGCATATGTTTACGGATTAAAACAAAGGCCTGCTGATCGTGTATTTAACCTTAAAACAGAAAGTATCAATCCGGCAAAAAATGCACAATTGATATTAGATTATATTCCACAAATTCCTGATTCAAACAAATTGATTAAAACAATCAATTAG